Proteins from one Escherichia coli genomic window:
- the yfcH gene encoding TIGR01777 family oxidoreductase encodes MNIVITGGTGLIGRHLIPRLLELGHQITVVTRNPQKASSVLGPRVTLWQGLADQSNLNGVDAVINLAGEPIADKRWTHEQKDRLCQSRWNITQKLVDLISASDTPPSVLISGSATGYYGDLGEVVVTEEEPPHNEFTHKLCARWEEIACRAQSDKTRVCLLRTGVVLAPDGGILGKMLPPFRLGLGGPIGSGRQYLAWIHIDDMVNGILWLLDNELRGPFNMVSPYPVRNEQFAHALGHALHRPAILRVPATAIRLLMGESSVLVLGGQRALPKRLEEAGFAFRWYDLEEALADVVH; translated from the coding sequence ATGAACATAGTGATCACCGGAGGGACGGGATTAATTGGTCGCCATTTGATTCCGCGTTTGCTGGAGCTGGGCCATCAAATCACGGTAGTGACACGTAACCCGCAGAAAGCCAGTTCCGTTCTCGGCCCCCGGGTGACACTATGGCAAGGGCTTGCAGATCAAAGCAACCTCAATGGCGTTGATGCGGTAATCAACCTGGCTGGAGAACCGATTGCCGATAAACGCTGGACTCACGAGCAAAAAGATCGTCTCTGCCAAAGCCGCTGGAATATCACGCAAAAACTGGTCGATCTAATTAGTGCCAGCGACACGCCGCCGTCGGTACTCATTTCCGGTTCGGCAACGGGCTATTATGGCGACTTAGGTGAAGTGGTGGTTACTGAAGAGGAACCGCCGCATAACGAATTTACCCACAAACTCTGCGCTCGTTGGGAAGAGATTGCCTGTCGGGCGCAAAGCGACAAAACACGTGTGTGCCTGCTGCGTACCGGCGTGGTGCTTGCACCGGACGGCGGGATCCTCGGTAAAATGCTGCCGCCGTTTCGTCTTGGCCTGGGCGGGCCGATTGGCTCCGGTCGGCAGTATCTGGCCTGGATTCATATCGATGATATGGTCAACGGTATTCTCTGGCTGCTGGATAACGAGCTGCGCGGGCCGTTTAATATGGTTTCGCCCTACCCAGTACGCAATGAACAATTTGCCCATGCGCTCGGTCATGCTCTGCATCGTCCGGCCATTTTGCGCGTCCCTGCGACCGCCATCCGGCTGTTAATGGGCGAATCTTCAGTACTGGTATTAGGTGGACAACGGGCTTTGCCCAAAAGGCTGGAAGAAGCGGGTTTTGCGTTTCGCTGGTACGATTTAGAAGAGGCGCTGGCGGATGTTGTTCACTGA
- the folX gene encoding dihydroneopterin triphosphate 2'-epimerase translates to MAQPAAIIRIKNLRLRTFIGIKEEEINNRQDIVINVTIHYPADKARTSEDINDALNYRTITKNIIQHVENNRFSLLEKLTQDVLDIAREHHWVTYAEVEIDKLHALRYADSVSMTLSWQR, encoded by the coding sequence ATGGCACAACCTGCCGCTATTATTCGTATAAAGAACCTTCGTTTACGTACGTTTATCGGAATTAAGGAAGAAGAAATTAACAACCGTCAGGATATAGTTATCAACGTGACGATCCACTACCCCGCCGATAAAGCGCGCACCAGCGAAGATATCAACGATGCGCTGAATTATCGCACCATAACGAAAAACATTATTCAGCACGTAGAAAATAACCGTTTCTCTTTGCTGGAAAAATTAACTCAGGATGTGCTCGATATCGCACGTGAACATCACTGGGTGACGTATGCTGAAGTAGAGATCGATAAACTGCACGCGCTGCGCTACGCCGATTCGGTATCCATGACCTTAAGCTGGCAGCGTTAA
- the yfcG gene encoding GSH-dependent disulfide bond oxidoreductase, translated as MIDLYFAPTPNGHKITLFLEEAGLDYRLIKVDLGKGGQFRPEFLRISPNNKIPAIVDHSPADGGEPLSLFESGAILLYLAEKTGLFLSHEMRERATTLQWLFWQVGGLGPMLGQNHHFNHAAPQTIPYAIERYQVETQRLYHVLNKRLENSPWLGGENYSIADIACWPWVNAWTRQRIDLAMYPAVKNWHERIRSRPATGQALLKAQLSDERSDS; from the coding sequence ATGATCGATCTCTATTTCGCCCCGACGCCAAATGGTCACAAAATTACGTTGTTTCTCGAAGAGGCAGGACTGGATTATCGCTTGATTAAGGTAGACCTGGGGAAAGGTGGCCAGTTTCGCCCGGAATTTTTGCGCATTTCGCCTAACAACAAAATTCCGGCAATTGTTGATCATTCCCCAGCCGATGGCGGCGAACCGTTAAGCCTCTTTGAGTCCGGGGCCATATTGTTGTATCTGGCGGAGAAAACGGGACTCTTTTTAAGTCATGAAATGCGTGAACGCGCCACCACATTACAGTGGCTATTCTGGCAGGTAGGCGGGCTGGGGCCGATGCTTGGGCAAAATCATCATTTTAATCACGCTGCACCACAAACCATTCCTTACGCTATTGAACGTTATCAAGTTGAAACTCAGCGTCTGTATCACGTGCTGAACAAGCGGCTGGAAAACTCGCCCTGGTTGGGCGGAGAAAACTACAGCATTGCGGATATTGCCTGCTGGCCGTGGGTTAATGCCTGGACTCGCCAGCGCATTGACCTCGCAATGTATCCTGCAGTTAAGAACTGGCATGAGCGGATCCGTTCGCGCCCTGCCACCGGTCAGGCACTACTAAAAGCACAACTCAGTGATGAGCGTTCGGATAGTTAA
- the yfcF gene encoding glutathione transferase, producing the protein MSKPAITLWSDAHFFSPYVLSAWVALQEKGLSFHIKTIDLDSGEHLQPTWQGYGQTRRVPLLQIDDFELSESSAIAEYLEDRFAPPTWERIYPLDLENRARARQIQAWLRSDLMPIREERPTDVVFAGAKKAPLTAQGKASAEKLFAMAEHLLALGQPNLFGEWCIADTDLALMINRLVLHGDEVPERLVDYATFQWQRASVQRFIALSAKQSG; encoded by the coding sequence ATGAGTAAACCCGCTATCACGCTTTGGTCAGATGCCCATTTTTTCTCCCCTTATGTGTTATCCGCCTGGGTGGCGTTGCAGGAAAAAGGCCTGTCGTTTCATATCAAGACCATCGACCTCGACAGCGGTGAACATTTGCAGCCGACGTGGCAAGGTTACGGTCAGACACGCCGTGTGCCGTTATTACAAATCGATGATTTTGAGTTGAGTGAATCTTCTGCCATTGCGGAGTATCTGGAAGATCGATTTGCGCCACCGACCTGGGAACGCATTTATCCGCTTGATTTAGAAAATCGTGCGCGTGCACGACAGATTCAGGCCTGGCTGCGTAGCGATCTGATGCCCATCCGCGAAGAACGTCCGACGGATGTTGTCTTTGCGGGTGCGAAAAAAGCGCCACTGACGGCGCAGGGAAAAGCCAGTGCAGAGAAACTGTTCGCGATGGCAGAACATTTGTTAGCACTGGGTCAGCCGAATTTATTTGGTGAATGGTGCATTGCTGATACTGATCTGGCGCTAATGATTAACCGCCTGGTACTACATGGCGATGAGGTGCCAGAACGCCTGGTGGATTATGCAACATTCCAGTGGCAGCGAGCGTCTGTCCAGCGTTTTATTGCACTTTCGGCGAAGCAATCTGGCTGA
- the yfcE gene encoding phosphodiesterase translates to MKLMFASDIHGSLPATERVLELFAQSGAQWLVILGDVLNHGPRNALPEGYAPAKVAERLNEVAHKVIAVRGNCDSEVDQMLLHFPITAPWQQVLLEKQRLFLTHGHLFGPENLPALNQNDVLVYGHTHLPVAEQRGEIFHFNPGSVSIPKGGNPASYGMLDNDVLSVIALNDQSIIAQVAINP, encoded by the coding sequence ATGAAACTGATGTTTGCATCGGACATTCATGGGTCGTTACCGGCGACGGAACGTGTTCTGGAATTGTTTGCCCAAAGCGGTGCCCAGTGGCTGGTGATCCTTGGCGACGTGTTGAATCACGGCCCGCGTAATGCTTTACCGGAGGGTTACGCGCCAGCCAAAGTCGCTGAACGGCTTAATGAAGTGGCACATAAGGTTATCGCTGTGCGCGGCAACTGCGACAGCGAAGTGGACCAAATGCTGCTGCATTTCCCGATAACCGCGCCGTGGCAACAGGTATTACTGGAAAAACAACGTCTGTTTTTGACGCATGGTCATCTATTTGGTCCGGAAAATCTGCCCGCTTTAAACCAGAACGATGTGCTGGTGTACGGTCATACCCATCTGCCAGTGGCAGAACAGCGGGGGGAGATATTCCACTTCAACCCCGGCTCGGTGAGTATTCCGAAAGGCGGTAATCCGGCGAGTTATGGCATGCTGGATAATGACGTACTGAGTGTAATCGCACTCAATGATCAAAGTATCATTGCGCAGGTCGCGATTAATCCGTAA
- the yfcD gene encoding NUDIX hydrolase YfcD, producing the protein MEQRRLASTEWVDIVNEENEVIAQASREQMRAQCLRHRATYIVVHDGMGKILVQRRTETKDFLPGMLDATAGGVVQADEQLLESARREAEEELGIAGVPFAEHGQFYFEDKNCRVWGALFSCVSHGPFALQEDEVSEVCWLTPEEITARCDEFTPDSLKALALWMKRNAKNEAVETETAE; encoded by the coding sequence ATGGAACAGCGTCGTTTGGCAAGTACTGAATGGGTGGATATTGTCAATGAAGAGAATGAAGTCATTGCACAAGCCAGCCGGGAACAAATGCGGGCACAGTGTCTGCGTCATCGTGCAACTTACATCGTCGTGCATGATGGCATGGGCAAAATTCTGGTCCAGCGTCGTACCGAGACAAAAGACTTTTTACCCGGCATGTTAGATGCGACCGCAGGCGGTGTGGTCCAGGCCGATGAGCAACTGCTGGAATCCGCGCGTCGCGAAGCGGAAGAAGAGTTGGGCATTGCCGGTGTCCCCTTTGCCGAGCACGGGCAGTTCTATTTCGAAGATAAAAATTGCCGTGTCTGGGGCGCGTTGTTCAGTTGTGTCTCGCACGGTCCCTTCGCCCTACAGGAAGATGAAGTCAGTGAAGTTTGCTGGCTGACGCCGGAAGAAATCACCGCACGCTGCGATGAGTTCACTCCAGACTCGCTGAAAGCGCTGGCGTTGTGGATGAAGCGCAATGCCAAAAATGAAGCCGTAGAGACTGAAACGGCAGAATGA
- the yfcC gene encoding putative basic amino acid antiporter YfcC, translating to MSAITESKPTRRWAMPDTLVIIFFVAILTSLATWVVPVGMFDSQEVQYQVDGQTKTRKVVDPHSFRILTNEAGEPEYHRVQLFSTGDERPGLMNFPFEGLTSGSKYGTAVGIIMFMLVIGGAFGIVMRTGTIDNGILALIRHTRGNEILFIPALFILFSLGGAVFGMGEEAVAFAIIIAPLMVRLGYDSITTVLVTYIATQIGFASSWMNPFCVVVAQGIAGVPVLSGSGLRIVVWVISTLIGLVFTMVYASRVKKNPLLSRVHESDRFFREKQADVEQRPFTFGDWLVLIVLTAVMIWVIWGVIVNAWFIPEIASQFFTMGLVIGIIGVVFRLNGMTVNTMASSFTEGARMMIAPALLVGFAKGILLLVGNGEAGDASVLNTILNSIANAISGLDNAVAAWFMLLFQAVFNFFVTSGSGQAALTMPLLAPLGDLVGVNRQVTVLAFQFGDGFSHIIYPTSASLMATLGVCRVDFRNWLKVGATLLGLLFIMSSVVVIGAQLMGYH from the coding sequence ATGTCCGCAATCACTGAATCCAAACCAACCAGAAGATGGGCAATGCCCGATACGCTGGTGATTATCTTTTTTGTTGCTATTTTAACCAGCCTTGCCACCTGGGTAGTTCCGGTGGGGATGTTTGACAGTCAGGAAGTGCAGTATCAGGTTGATGGTCAAACAAAAACACGCAAAGTCGTAGATCCGCACTCATTTCGCATTCTGACTAACGAGGCGGGCGAACCTGAGTATCACCGCGTGCAACTATTCTCGACGGGCGATGAACGCCCGGGCCTGATGAATTTCCCGTTTGAAGGATTAACCTCAGGATCGAAATACGGGACAGCCGTTGGCATCATCATGTTTATGCTGGTGATTGGCGGTGCGTTTGGCATCGTGATGCGTACAGGAACCATTGATAACGGCATCCTGGCACTTATTCGGCATACACGCGGGAATGAAATTCTCTTTATCCCTGCCTTGTTTATTCTCTTTTCACTTGGCGGCGCGGTATTTGGTATGGGGGAAGAGGCCGTCGCCTTTGCCATTATCATCGCACCGCTAATGGTCCGGCTGGGCTATGACAGTATTACCACCGTCCTGGTGACTTATATCGCCACGCAAATCGGTTTTGCCAGTTCGTGGATGAACCCGTTTTGTGTGGTTGTTGCTCAGGGGATCGCTGGTGTTCCGGTGCTTTCTGGCTCCGGTTTGCGCATCGTGGTATGGGTAATCTCTACTCTGATTGGTCTGGTCTTCACTATGGTGTACGCCTCGCGGGTGAAAAAGAATCCGCTGTTGTCACGCGTTCATGAGTCTGATCGTTTCTTCCGCGAAAAACAGGCGGATGTAGAACAGCGTCCATTTACCTTTGGTGACTGGCTGGTATTGATTGTTTTAACCGCCGTCATGATCTGGGTAATTTGGGGCGTTATCGTCAATGCCTGGTTTATTCCAGAAATAGCCAGCCAGTTCTTCACTATGGGGCTAGTTATTGGCATCATCGGCGTTGTTTTCCGCCTAAACGGTATGACGGTTAATACCATGGCTTCATCCTTCACCGAAGGGGCGCGAATGATGATCGCCCCTGCCCTACTGGTGGGTTTCGCCAAAGGGATTTTGTTGCTGGTCGGTAACGGTGAAGCGGGTGATGCCAGTGTGTTAAATACCATTCTAAACAGCATTGCCAATGCCATTAGCGGTCTGGATAACGCAGTTGCAGCCTGGTTTATGTTGCTCTTCCAGGCGGTATTTAATTTCTTCGTGACATCCGGTTCTGGTCAGGCGGCGTTAACCATGCCGTTACTGGCACCGCTTGGCGATCTGGTCGGTGTTAACCGTCAGGTTACCGTGCTGGCATTCCAGTTTGGTGATGGCTTCAGTCACATCATTTACCCGACCTCAGCTTCGTTAATGGCAACGCTCGGTGTTTGTCGGGTGGACTTCCGTAACTGGCTGAAGGTGGGCGCGACACTGCTTGGACTGCTGTTTATTATGTCCAGCGTCGTGGTTATCGGCGCTCAGTTGATGGGCTACCACTAA
- the pta gene encoding phosphate acetyltransferase: MSRIIMLIPTGTSVGLTSVSLGVIRAMERKGVRLSVFKPIAQPRTGGDAPDQTTTIVRANSSTTTAAEPLKMSYVEGLLSSNQKDVLMEEIVANYHANTKDAEVVLVEGLVPTRKHQFAQSLNYEIAKTLNAEIVFVMSQGTDTPEQLKERIELTRNSFGGAKNTNITGVIVNKLNAPVDEQGRTRPDLSEIFDDSSKAKVNNVDPAKLQESSPLPVLGAVPWSFDLIATRAIDMARHLNATIINEGDINTRRVKSVTFCARSIPHMLEHFRAGSLLVTSADRPDVLVAACLAAMNGVEIGALLLTGGYEMDARISKLCERAFATGLPVFMVNTNTWQTSLSLQSFNLEVPVDDHERIEKVQEYVANYINADWIDSLTATSERSRRLSPPAFRYQLTELARKAGKRIVLPEGDEPRTVKAAAICAERGIATCVLLGNPAEINRVAASQGVELGAGIEIVDPEVVRESYVGRLVELRKNKGMTETVAREQLEDNVVLGTLMLEQDEVDGLVSGAVHTTANTIRPPLQLIKTAPGSSLVSSVFFMLLPEQVYVYGDCAINPDPTAEQLAEIAIQSADSAAAFGIEPRVAMLSYSTGTSGAGSDVEKVREATRLAQEKRPDLMIDGPLQYDAAVMADVAKSKAPNSPVAGRATVFIFPDLNTGNTTYKAVQRSADLISIGPMLQGMRKPVNDLSRGALVDDIVYTIALTAIQSAQQQ; encoded by the coding sequence GTGTCCCGTATTATTATGCTGATCCCTACCGGAACCAGCGTCGGTCTGACCAGCGTCAGCCTTGGCGTGATCCGTGCAATGGAACGCAAAGGCGTTCGTCTGAGCGTTTTCAAACCTATCGCTCAGCCGCGTACCGGTGGCGATGCGCCCGATCAGACCACGACTATCGTGCGTGCGAACTCTTCCACCACGACAGCCGCTGAACCGCTGAAAATGAGCTACGTTGAAGGTCTGCTTTCCAGCAATCAGAAAGATGTGCTGATGGAAGAGATCGTCGCGAACTACCACGCTAACACCAAAGACGCTGAAGTCGTTCTGGTTGAAGGTCTGGTCCCGACACGTAAGCATCAGTTTGCCCAGTCTCTGAACTACGAAATCGCTAAAACGCTGAACGCGGAAATCGTCTTCGTTATGTCTCAGGGCACTGACACCCCGGAACAGCTGAAAGAGCGTATCGAACTGACTCGCAACAGCTTCGGTGGTGCAAAAAACACCAACATCACTGGCGTTATCGTTAACAAACTGAACGCACCGGTTGATGAACAGGGTCGTACTCGCCCGGATCTGTCCGAGATTTTCGACGACTCTTCCAAAGCAAAAGTAAACAATGTTGATCCGGCGAAGCTGCAAGAATCCAGCCCGCTGCCGGTTCTCGGCGCGGTGCCATGGAGCTTTGATCTGATCGCGACCCGTGCGATCGATATGGCTCGCCACCTGAACGCCACCATCATCAACGAAGGCGATATCAACACTCGTCGCGTGAAATCTGTCACTTTCTGCGCACGCAGCATTCCGCACATGCTGGAGCACTTCCGTGCCGGTTCTCTGCTGGTAACTTCCGCAGACCGTCCTGACGTACTGGTTGCAGCTTGCCTGGCTGCCATGAACGGCGTAGAAATCGGTGCCCTGCTGCTGACTGGCGGCTACGAAATGGACGCGCGCATTTCCAAACTGTGCGAACGTGCTTTCGCTACCGGCCTGCCGGTATTTATGGTGAATACCAACACCTGGCAGACTTCTCTGAGCCTGCAGAGCTTCAACCTCGAAGTTCCGGTTGACGATCACGAGCGTATCGAGAAAGTTCAGGAATACGTTGCTAACTACATCAACGCTGACTGGATTGACTCTCTGACTGCCACTTCCGAGCGCAGCCGTCGTCTGTCTCCGCCAGCGTTCCGTTATCAGCTGACCGAACTGGCGCGCAAAGCGGGCAAACGTATCGTGCTGCCGGAAGGTGACGAACCGCGTACCGTTAAAGCAGCCGCTATCTGTGCTGAACGTGGTATCGCAACTTGCGTACTGCTGGGTAACCCGGCTGAGATCAACCGCGTTGCAGCATCTCAGGGCGTAGAACTGGGTGCTGGCATTGAAATTGTCGATCCAGAAGTGGTTCGCGAAAGCTATGTTGGCCGCCTGGTTGAACTGCGTAAGAACAAAGGCATGACCGAAACCGTTGCCCGCGAACAGCTGGAAGACAACGTGGTTCTCGGTACGCTGATGCTGGAACAGGATGAAGTTGACGGTCTGGTTTCCGGTGCTGTTCACACCACCGCAAACACCATTCGTCCGCCGCTGCAGCTGATCAAAACTGCACCGGGTAGCTCCCTGGTATCTTCCGTGTTCTTCATGCTGCTGCCGGAACAGGTTTACGTTTACGGTGACTGTGCGATCAACCCGGATCCGACCGCAGAACAGCTGGCAGAAATCGCGATTCAGTCCGCTGATTCCGCCGCGGCCTTCGGTATCGAACCGCGCGTTGCAATGCTCTCCTACTCCACCGGTACTTCTGGTGCAGGTAGCGACGTAGAGAAAGTTCGCGAAGCAACTCGTCTGGCGCAGGAAAAACGTCCTGACCTGATGATCGACGGTCCGCTGCAGTACGACGCTGCGGTAATGGCTGACGTTGCGAAATCCAAAGCGCCGAATTCTCCGGTTGCTGGTCGCGCTACCGTGTTCATCTTCCCGGATCTGAACACCGGTAACACCACTTACAAAGCGGTACAACGTTCTGCCGATCTGATCTCCATCGGGCCGATGCTGCAGGGTATGCGCAAGCCGGTTAACGATCTGTCCCGTGGCGCACTGGTTGACGATATCGTCTACACCATCGCGCTGACTGCGATTCAGTCTGCACAGCAGCAGTAA
- the ackA gene encoding acetate kinase — translation MSSKLVLVLNCGSSSLKFAIIDAVNGEEYLSGLAECFHLPEARIKWKMDGNKQEAALGAGAAHSEALNFIVNTILAQKPELSAQLTAIGHRIVHGGEKYTSSVVIDESVIQGIKDAASFAPLHNPAHLIGIEEALKSFPQLKDKNVAVFDTAFHQTMPEESYLYALPYNLYKEHGIRRYGAHGTSHFYVTQEAAKMLNKPVEELNIITCHLGNGGSVSAIRNGKCVDTSMGLTPLEGLVMGTRSGDIDPAIIFHLHDTLGMSVDAINKMLTKESGLLGLTEVTSDCRYVEDNYATKEDAKRAMDVYCHRLAKYIGAYTALMDGRLDAVVFTGGIGENAAMVRELSLGKLGVLGFEVDHERNLAARFGKSGFINKEGTRPAVVIPTNEELVIAQDACRLTA, via the coding sequence ATGTCGAGTAAGTTAGTACTGGTTCTGAACTGCGGTAGTTCTTCACTGAAATTTGCAATCATCGATGCAGTGAATGGTGAAGAGTACCTTTCTGGTTTAGCCGAATGTTTCCACCTGCCCGAAGCACGTATCAAATGGAAAATGGACGGCAATAAACAGGAAGCGGCTTTAGGTGCAGGCGCCGCTCACAGCGAAGCGCTCAACTTTATCGTTAATACTATTCTGGCACAAAAACCAGAACTGTCTGCGCAGCTGACCGCTATCGGTCACCGTATCGTACACGGCGGCGAAAAGTATACCAGCTCCGTAGTGATCGATGAGTCTGTTATTCAGGGTATCAAAGATGCAGCTTCTTTTGCACCGCTGCACAACCCGGCTCACCTGATCGGTATCGAAGAAGCACTGAAATCTTTCCCTCAGCTGAAAGACAAAAACGTTGCTGTATTTGACACCGCGTTCCACCAGACTATGCCGGAAGAGTCTTACCTCTACGCCCTGCCGTACAACCTGTACAAAGAGCACGGCATCCGTCGTTACGGCGCGCACGGCACCAGCCACTTCTATGTAACCCAGGAAGCGGCAAAAATGCTGAACAAACCGGTAGAAGAGCTGAACATCATCACCTGCCACCTGGGTAACGGTGGTTCCGTTTCTGCTATCCGCAACGGTAAATGCGTTGACACCTCTATGGGTCTGACCCCGCTGGAAGGTCTGGTAATGGGTACTCGCTCTGGCGATATCGATCCTGCGATCATCTTCCACCTGCACGACACTCTGGGCATGAGCGTTGACGCAATCAACAAAATGCTGACCAAAGAGTCTGGCCTGCTGGGTCTGACCGAAGTCACCAGCGACTGCCGTTATGTTGAAGACAACTACGCGACAAAAGAAGACGCGAAGCGCGCAATGGACGTTTACTGCCACCGTCTGGCGAAATACATCGGTGCCTACACCGCGCTGATGGATGGTCGTCTGGACGCTGTTGTATTCACCGGTGGTATCGGTGAAAATGCCGCGATGGTTCGTGAACTGTCTCTGGGCAAACTGGGCGTGCTGGGCTTTGAAGTTGATCATGAGCGCAACCTGGCTGCACGTTTCGGCAAATCTGGTTTCATCAACAAAGAAGGCACCCGCCCTGCTGTTGTGATTCCGACCAACGAAGAGCTGGTTATCGCGCAAGACGCCTGCCGCTTGACCGCCTGA
- the yfbV gene encoding terminus macrodomain insulation protein YfbV, whose product MSTPDNRSVNFFSLFRRGQHYSKTWPLEKRLAPVFVENRVIKMTRYAIRFMPPIAVFTLCWQIALGGQLGPAVATALFALSLPMQGLWWLGKRSVTPLPPAILNWFYEVRGKLQESGQVLAPVEGKPDYQALADTLKRAFKQLDKTFLDDL is encoded by the coding sequence ATGTCAACGCCGGATAATCGTTCTGTTAATTTTTTTAGCTTGTTTCGCCGGGGACAGCATTACTCAAAGACGTGGCCGCTGGAAAAACGCCTTGCCCCAGTCTTTGTCGAAAATCGCGTTATCAAGATGACGCGCTATGCGATCCGTTTTATGCCGCCAATCGCCGTATTTACTCTCTGCTGGCAGATTGCCCTGGGCGGTCAACTGGGCCCGGCAGTTGCCACTGCGCTGTTCGCCTTAAGTTTACCCATGCAGGGACTATGGTGGCTGGGCAAGCGTTCTGTAACGCCATTACCTCCTGCAATCCTTAACTGGTTTTATGAAGTTCGCGGTAAATTGCAAGAGTCTGGACAGGTGTTGGCACCCGTTGAAGGCAAGCCTGATTACCAGGCATTAGCTGACACGCTTAAGCGTGCCTTCAAACAACTGGATAAAACTTTCCTTGATGATTTGTAA
- the yfbU gene encoding YfbU family protein: MEMTNAQRLILSNQYKMMTMLDPANAERYRRLQTIIERGYGLQMRELDREFGELKEETCRTIIDIMEMYHALHVSWSNLQDQQSIDERRVTFLGFDAATEARYLGYVRFMVNVEGRYTHFDAGTHGFNAQTPMWEKYQRMLNVWHACPRQYHLSANEINQIINA, translated from the coding sequence ATGGAAATGACCAACGCGCAACGTCTTATTTTGTCTAACCAGTACAAAATGATGACTATGCTTGATCCGGCAAATGCTGAACGTTACCGTCGCCTGCAAACAATCATTGAGCGTGGTTATGGATTACAGATGCGTGAACTGGATCGCGAGTTTGGCGAGCTGAAAGAAGAAACCTGCCGCACTATCATCGACATTATGGAGATGTATCATGCGTTGCATGTGTCCTGGTCTAATTTGCAGGACCAGCAGTCCATCGATGAACGTCGTGTCACCTTCCTCGGCTTTGACGCCGCCACTGAAGCACGTTACCTCGGTTATGTCCGCTTTATGGTTAATGTGGAAGGGCGCTATACCCATTTTGACGCCGGAACTCACGGTTTTAACGCCCAGACGCCAATGTGGGAAAAATATCAGCGCATGCTTAATGTGTGGCATGCCTGCCCGCGTCAGTACCATTTGAGCGCCAACGAAATTAATCAAATTATCAACGCCTGA
- the hxpA gene encoding hexitol phosphatase HxpA, producing the protein MRCKGFLFDLDGTLVDSLPAVERAWSNWARRHGLAPEEVLAFIHGKQAITSLRHFMVGKSEADIAAEFTRLEQIEATETEGITALPGAVALLNHLNKVGIPWAIVTSGSMPVARARHKIAGLPAPEVFVTAERVKRGKPEPDAYLLGAQLLGLAPQECVVVEDAPAGVLSGLAAGCHVIAVNAPADTPRLNEVDLVLHSLEQITVTKQPNGDVIIQ; encoded by the coding sequence GTGCGGTGCAAAGGTTTTCTGTTTGATCTTGATGGAACGCTGGTGGACTCCCTGCCTGCGGTAGAACGGGCGTGGAGCAACTGGGCCAGACGTCATGGGTTAGCGCCGGAAGAGGTGCTGGCTTTCATTCACGGTAAACAGGCCATCACCTCTTTGCGCCATTTTATGGTGGGCAAATCCGAGGCAGACATTGCTGCCGAATTTACGCGTCTGGAGCAAATCGAGGCCACGGAAACCGAAGGTATTACCGCACTTCCGGGGGCAGTCGCTTTACTCAATCATCTGAATAAAGTGGGGATTCCATGGGCCATTGTGACGTCTGGCTCCATGCCCGTAGCGCGAGCGCGCCACAAAATAGCCGGACTTCCCGCACCAGAGGTGTTTGTGACCGCTGAGCGGGTGAAGCGCGGAAAACCAGAGCCTGATGCGTATCTCTTAGGCGCGCAGTTGTTGGGGCTTGCGCCGCAAGAGTGTGTGGTGGTGGAAGATGCTCCCGCTGGCGTGCTTTCAGGCCTGGCGGCGGGTTGTCATGTAATTGCGGTTAACGCTCCGGCAGATACCCCGCGCCTGAATGAGGTCGATTTAGTCCTCCACAGTCTGGAGCAAATTACTGTGACCAAACAGCCAAATGGCGATGTTATTATTCAGTGA